The proteins below come from a single bacterium BMS3Abin14 genomic window:
- the merA_1 gene encoding mercuric reductase: MGKYDLVIIGGGAGGFGAAIKANDIGARTAMINVGLPLGGTCVNVGCVPSKALLYAGEVLHAADHHGVPGIGLTRDQFDFPTVVQAELDMVEKLRGEKYEHVLKGLENITLFEGKGRFVSSNQVEVNGKTIEGKKLLVATGSTARVPAIEGIEDTGFLTHIEALKLKRTPKDMIVIGAGAVGLEFSQMYSRFGTHVTLLRRSGSIYKGTEPELAVRLRELLEGEGISIALGVEYRKAWVKNGRKHLSYISGGKEVVVSGDEILLAAGKDPNTNGLALDIAGVKTNGKGAIAVNGFMQTSQPHIFAAGDVVDLPRRLETTAGREGTLGAQNALSGSKDGVDYDAVPYTVFTDPQLSGVGLTEEELMKREGICSCRTVSFERIPKAIITGRTEGLVRMVINPKTRRIHGIHFLSNQSSELAAIGMMLIRNQNTIDDVIESMPVFPSMAESIKLAAISFTRDISAISCCV; encoded by the coding sequence GGTAATCATCGGCGGCGGGGCCGGCGGTTTCGGGGCGGCCATAAAGGCCAATGATATCGGTGCCAGGACGGCCATGATCAACGTGGGACTGCCCCTGGGTGGGACCTGCGTGAACGTCGGCTGTGTCCCCTCCAAGGCACTGCTGTATGCCGGGGAGGTCCTCCATGCGGCGGATCATCATGGCGTCCCCGGGATAGGGCTGACCAGAGATCAGTTCGATTTTCCCACAGTGGTCCAGGCTGAACTGGACATGGTTGAGAAACTGCGTGGTGAAAAGTACGAGCACGTCCTCAAGGGGCTTGAGAACATCACGCTGTTTGAAGGAAAGGGAAGGTTCGTCTCATCCAACCAGGTCGAGGTCAACGGAAAGACTATCGAGGGGAAAAAGTTACTCGTCGCCACCGGGTCGACAGCCAGGGTTCCTGCCATCGAAGGTATTGAAGACACGGGCTTTCTCACCCACATCGAGGCCCTTAAGCTAAAGCGCACTCCCAAAGATATGATCGTGATCGGCGCCGGGGCGGTGGGCCTGGAATTTTCCCAGATGTACTCCAGGTTCGGGACTCATGTGACCCTGCTCAGGCGTTCAGGGTCGATATACAAGGGAACGGAGCCGGAGCTGGCAGTCAGGCTCCGTGAACTACTCGAAGGCGAGGGAATCTCCATCGCCCTGGGTGTCGAATACCGGAAGGCGTGGGTGAAAAACGGCAGGAAACACCTTTCCTATATCTCAGGTGGCAAGGAAGTGGTCGTAAGCGGTGACGAGATCCTGCTGGCGGCGGGAAAGGACCCGAACACAAACGGCCTTGCCCTCGACATTGCCGGTGTAAAGACCAACGGAAAGGGAGCTATTGCCGTCAACGGGTTCATGCAGACTTCGCAGCCCCATATCTTCGCCGCCGGTGACGTTGTGGATCTGCCGCGGCGCCTCGAAACCACCGCCGGCCGCGAGGGGACGCTGGGCGCCCAAAACGCCCTGAGCGGGTCGAAAGATGGGGTAGACTACGACGCGGTCCCCTACACGGTGTTTACCGATCCGCAGCTTTCAGGTGTCGGCCTGACAGAGGAAGAGCTGATGAAGCGTGAGGGGATCTGCTCCTGCAGGACCGTCTCTTTCGAAAGGATCCCCAAAGCCATTATCACCGGACGCACCGAGGGACTGGTCAGGATGGTGATCAACCCGAAAACGAGGCGGATACACGGTATACACTTCCTGTCGAACCAGTCTTCGGAACTGGCCGCCATCGGTATGATGCTGATCAGGAACCAGAACACCATAGACGACGTCATCGAGTCCA